The following are from one region of the Fusarium verticillioides 7600 chromosome 1, whole genome shotgun sequence genome:
- a CDS encoding DNA mismatch repair protein MSH5, protein MPKTPGSSASSSSRRGRGRGGRGWRGRTYNRGNSGGLSSRGGSTRPRARNPSSSIRYSSASRNHAQYSDSQEPQTPNADTRARSSSEPIQHEVVMAIDLKDNCTIGCAYFSTTDGILHVSEDIATASLDIAEQFLIHIQPTSLLVSARAPASFRDQLEKITASEGASKGVIFRGLQSSEFSIETAHERLVSLDSQALSATGIVFSTGIEEDGSEESIPGLSQPESQAFRQLRYGGCINMNSQVSVGCAGALLGDVLRRRSAGFLPDGQVAGVLFRVVDIRMFSLNTYMYVSTDALLSLQILQTELHPNSQAWGPDAKKGNSKESLSVYGLFHHLACTPQGRTQLRQLFLRPLLDLGIISERQRTITVLLQPDNADKLAQLTSTLRKIRNMRTTLAQLRKGIEFPSAGQSFDRGVWATIQKFTAQALTLREMIGLFNGGSDILMVSTKLIHTLEPASLVVVGDMINKTIDFEQSKARHRSSVRTGIDTQLDELKRRYDGMDSFLTEVVNQLNRELPQWARKYVRSCIFLPQIGFLTVVESNRLTGNGHYEGEGTAVGDWKKLFAADGAVCYKNSYMRELDEEYGDMYCQIGDREVEIIHDLAGKVLEHEEPLLLASDMCGEFDAILALALGAEKYDWHAPQVVEASIIHIEEGRHPLQELVVPTFIPNPCHLFTGTSTITAAQDGSPQALVLIGPNHSGKSVYLKQTAIIVYLAHIGSFVPAVQATIGLTESILTCISPRESMSGGESAFARDMKQAALSMKSSTPRSLVLVDEFGKGTNGDDGAGLLAALLDYYLSLGPECPRLLAATHFHEVFECGYLENHNGLRIAHMNVRMDWNASVADDQVTFLFNLEYGHSTSSLGGRCAALNGVPSAVVERAENISKLLARNEDLSAVCARLSQAEEVQLSKAEMTARLFLSETFGDQDEANLNGEEHTRGSIIEVLEDILSSDI, encoded by the exons ATGCCCAAGACGCCAGGCTCGAGTGCTTCTAGCTCCAGTCGTCGTGGCCGAGGTCGAGGAGGTAGAGGATGGAGGGGCCGCACTTACAACCGCGGGAACAGTGGTGGTTTGTCCTCCAGAGGTGGCTCAACACGGCCACGAGCTCGTAatccctcttcatcgataCGCTACAGTTCTGCTTCTCGAAACCACGCACAGTATTCAGATTCACAAGAACCGCAGACGCCCAATGCCGACACTCGTGCTCGAAGCAGCAGTGAGCCCATTCAACATGAAGTTGTCATGGCCATCGACCTCAAGGATAATTGCACCATTGGGTGCGCATATTTTTCAACTACTGACGGGATTCTCCATGTATCCGAGGACATTGCTACAGCTTCACTTGACATTGCGGAACAATTCCTTATCCACATCCAACCAACCAGTCTTCTTGTATCTGCAAGAGCACCTGCCAGTTTCCGGGACCAGCTGGAGAAGATCACTGCGTCAGAAG GTGCCTCAAAAGGAGTTATTTTCCGCGGCTTGCAGTCGTCAGAGTTCTCAATCGAAACGGCACACGAACGACTTGTTAGTCTCGATTCACAAGCCTTATCTGCTACTGGTATTGTATTCTCCACAGggattgaggaggatggaagtgAAGAATCCATACCCGGTCTTTCTCAACCTGAGTCGCAGGCATTCCGTCAACTTCGCTATGGAGGCTGCATAAACATGAATAGCCAGGTATCA GTAGGATGTGCTGGTGCCTTACTTGGCGATGTTCTTCGTCGACGATCCGCTGGTTTTCTCCCTGATGGGCAAGTTGCTGGTGTTCTCTTTCGTGTTGTTGACATCCGCATGTTCTCCCTTAATACCTACATGTATGTCAGCACTGACGCTCTCTTGTCACTGCAAATTCTGCAGACCGAATTGCACCCCAACAGCCAAGCGTGGGGACCAGATGCGAAGAAGGGCAATTCGAAAGAAAGTCTTTCTGTATATGGACTGTTCCATCACCTGGCTTGTACCCCTCAAGGTCGTACACAACTACGTCAACTCTTCCTTCGACCACTGTTGGACCTTGGCATCATTTCGGAGAGGCAGAGAACCATCACAGTATTGCTTCAACCAGACAACGCCGACAAACTTGCACAGTTGACTTCGACCCTACGCAAAATTCGAAACATGCGTACCACTTTAGCGCAGCTGCGAAAAGGCATTGAGTTTCCCTCTGCTGGTCAATCTTTCGATAGGGGCGTATGGGCAACAATCCAGAAGTTCACCGCCCAAGCTCTGACTCTCAGAGAAATGATAGGCTTGTTTAATGGAGGCTCTGATATA CTAATGGTATCGACTAAGCTCATTCATACCCTCGAACCGGCCAGCTTGGTAGTTGTTGGggacatgatcaacaaaaCAATCGATTTTGAACAGTCCAAGGCACGCCACAGATCCTCCGTCAGAACTGGAATAGATACTCAACTTGACGAACTAAAAAGACGGTATGACGGGATGGACAGCTTCCTGACAGAAGTTGTCAACCAACTCAATAGGGAGTTGCCACAATGGGCACGTAAATATGTTCGATCCTGCATCTTTCTGCCACAAATAGGTTTTCTCACAGTGGTGGAATCAAATCGCCTCACAGGTAACGGGCATTATGAAGGAGAGGGGACAGCTGTTGGGGACTGGAAAAAGTTGTTTGCTGCGGACGGTGCAGTGTGCTACAAAAACAGCTACATGAGAGAGTTGGACGAGGAATACGGAGACATGTATTGCCAGATTGGAG ATCGGGAGGTGGAGATTATACATGATCTTGCAGGTAAAGTTTTGGAGCACGAGGAGCCTCTGTTGCTTGCCTCGGACATGTGTGGTGAGTTTGATGCAATACTTGCCCTTGCGCTTGGTGCCGAAAAGTACGATTGGCATGCACCACAAGTGGTGGAAGCAAGCATTATCCACATCGAGGAAGGCCGCCATCCTCTGCAAGAACTTGTTGTGCCAACCTTCATCCCAAATCCCTGCCATCTCTTTACAGGGACATCAACTATAACGGCGGCCCAAGATGGCTCGCCTCAGGCTCTGGTCCTGATTGGGCCAAATCACTCTGGAAAGAGCGTCTATCTGAAACAAACAGCTATAATTGTCTATCTGGCCCACATCGGAAGTTTTGTACCAGCAGTTCAGGCAACAATCGGGCTCACAGAAAGCATCTTGACTTGCATATCTCCCAGGGAAAGCATGTCTGGAGGCGAGAGTGCTTTTGCAAGAGACATGAAACAAGCTGCGCTATCAAtgaaatcatcaacacctAGAAGCCTCGTCTTGGTAGATGAGTTCGGGAAAGGGACCAATGGCGATGACGGTGCCGGATTGCTGGCCGCGCTACTGGACTACTACCTATCTCTCGGACCCGAGTGCCCTCGACTACTTGCTGCCACGCACTTTCATGAAGTTTTCGAGTGTGGGTATTTGGAAAACCACAATGGATTACGCATTGCGCACATGAACGTCAGAATGGACTGGAATGCGTCAGTTGCGGATGATCAAGTGacctttctcttcaaccttgaaTATGGCCATAGCACGTCAAGTTTGGGAGGCAGATGTGCAGCTTTGAATGGAGTACCAAGCGCAGTGGTTGAACGCGCCGAAAACATTTCAAAGTTGCTGGCCCGAAACGAAGACCTGAGTGCGGTTTGTGCTCGCCTTTCTCAAGCAGAGGAAGTCCAGCTTAGCAAGGCAGAGATGACTGCGCGGCTGTTTCTAAGTGAGACCTTCGGCGACCAAGATGAGGCCAACTTGAACGGGGAGGAACATACGAGAGGTTCTATTATTGAGGTCTTGGAGGATATACTGTCATCTGATATTTGA